The Carassius auratus strain Wakin chromosome 11, ASM336829v1, whole genome shotgun sequence DNA window TGTAGCGAGCAGGGTTTGGATCGCTTTTTTGCCCGTTTAGTCCTCTTGCTCTTCTGGGCATCTCTGCGGGCTTTTCTTTCCACCAGTGTCCCAATGACCTGCTTCAGCTCGCCCTCTGTGAAGCTCTGGAACATCTTCATGACTGAGGAACAAAGGAGggttaaatatttcagtttttagcatggcaaaaactttattttaattgtgcACGCCCACTTTTTTAGTGGCGCTGATTAAGTGTTTTCTAAAAAACGTGTCAGCATGTCAATATTTTAGTGTGAAATACATATAAATAGctgtttgaaaacaattattGTTTGTTGTAGTTGGTAAGCACAATTGCATAAACGTACAAACTTTAAAATTGAAACTTCAGGGAACAATGGTTATCGTATTTAGTGTTCAATTCAAATGGAATTCTGTGAACTTCTGTGAAGTTGGACTCTAGCCTGACGTCTGGTGACATTCTGATGTAAACAATGATAGGCTACGCTATAAACAAGGACTGTCACAACACGAGAACATAAGGGCTTGATCTTACATTCTGATACGAGAGAGTTTCCTCCGTCAGCTGATCTGACCCTCCGTTGCCGCCCACCTGCCCCAACCGTAGACGAATTGCTTGTTGTGAATGAAGATGATGAAGGTGAAAGTGATGAGGATGAAGCTCTGCGGTGGGGAGGAGGGGGCGGGGCTCGGGAAGAGGGAGCGGTTTTAAGGACGAGCAGAGGAAGTGCAGCACCACAGAGAATCAGGCCGATGGCAGCAAACTTCCATAACTTCATCTTAGAATGAGGAGAAGCATTGAGTCCCTGCAAAACAACCAAACATCCATCACTCAAAGCCATCACACATTTGGAAAAGTGAAGTCAGAAACATTagatagaattttcatttcatcagaATATAAGCTACAACTGGAGAAAGATGTTTTGGAGTCACTTAGTAGACGATCTGCTAaatatctgctaacactttatgTTGATGCTCCCTCAAAAGACATTCTACTGCTTGTACCAACTTTGCAAGTTTATGTTAACTTTCTCTACTTATGCTAACCCTACAGTCAGCTAATACTCTAATTAGAGTTAGTTCATATGtaattgcaaagttacttattgtctATCAAAATTAAGTGTAACCCTAGTTATTGTTCCCATAATGCTCAGTTGATTGAAAAATGACCTTGATAAAATCAGGCCTATAATTTAGTCCATATAAACTGAATGCTCGACGTACACAAGCCATTTGACAGAATGAGCTGGCTTATgtatattagtattagtatattGCCTTTTTATTTGTGGTATAAAGCTTACAGAATAAAATATTGGGAATTTGGGTGTGAGGTTGTTAATGTTGCAAAAAGCACATTCTTAAAGTCCACTGAAAACATATCTTGATCTTTGGCATAGAGACAGTATATTGAAGGTACGcattatttaacaacatttttgaGCAAACTAATCAACCTGAAGTTCGACACATGCCATGGTGCTTCTTATTTGTAGTCtaacataattaataaattagaTTCCCTGGTTAACATACCCATTTAAAAAAGTCGAAAAAAAGATGTCATGTGCTAATGCTAATGCCCGTTATAGCGCCCCTTGTGGCAATGCTAAAAATTTGTATGTCAACGATAGAAGAAAAGCTTGTGTCACTCAAAAGCTTCTTATTTCTCTACTTGGGTAGattgtgtttttataaattacatgcattattgattataaataagtaattaatgttcttttttttcaccCTTTTAAGCAACATTTGTTCAACCATTAGTGTGAGAATTAGCCAAATCTTTTTTGTCAGTTTGGTTTGGAGAGCACAGTCAAGCGCAGAAATGACAAAGTTTAAACCTGAAGCAGATTTTGAACTTAAGAATTTGATTCTTAAGTCCACACAGATTCTGCTCACTGTGATTATTTTACCATCGTGTGTGAGTTTGTTTGATTTTGCACTGATCAGATTGACTTGAGACCATGGAAGACCTAGATTTATTATTAGCTTGTAGCAGCGCAAACGCTCTTTTGGCgggtcaggatttactaaagatatgcaatgaaacatgaaaatgaaacagTGTTGACACATTTTAGGAAAGCAATAATTAATGTACTTGGGTGGATTTTGTTCCTCAAATTCCATTTATAAAATCAATTCTATATGATGTTAATTCCACTCTGTGATTCGGATTGATCTagagtacttgtaattagattacattagattttaaaatatttgtaatcaaaatgcaattacttttttattgattacaagACTACAGTAGCAATAAACTAGCCATAGTTTATTGATTCTCCTgctctttttcatcttttaaatggtCCTGTCTTATACAGCTCACCACTTATTTACTCTCAGAAATAAATTCACACAATAAGCAGACATTAGTCATGAGGCTACACTGCACTCGACCAGTGGATTCACACAAATCAGTTCaggtttaagaagtgtttcaacattgcaactactgatgaacacatctCTCTGAAATACACTCAATGTATTTCTATTTAGGTTTTTGTCTTTTAAAgacattacaattattatttattatttactgcatatttgcatataatgcagtggttcccaaactttttttgtcaTCCTTGTTATCCATACCTcctgagattttaaaataaatatcataatagttaattatcacatttgcatgttcacggCTCTGTGACATTGGTCACATGATGCCCAGGAAAAcagataaaatattatatttttagtgttttattttgattggtgtttttttaaaatgatttacattaattttccattttttatgatttaataaattatttggttTTTATTAAGTTCACAAACCTCCTGTAGTTCCTTCAGTTTAGGAAACCTTGTTgttatgtcatgttttttttttcatgcattattttttcttactctgtatttttactgtattttaatatcaatatgaTACAAGATTATTCAATGTGATGAATGAGTTCTCAAATAGAAGTCTGATTATGTTTCCTAAAATGGGTAAAGTAATGGTTTTAtttactaactacaatttttgtcatgtaatttgtaattgttattgCTAACATAATTTTCAAACAagcacagtttttcttttctttttttgtttttattgctttgactttttttttagatgcatcgATGATTGATGCTGATGTTTGACACAACTGTTATTCTCAAAAACGTTCCAAGGACAGCAGTCCAACAATTACAGAACTGCAGCACTAACAAACGCCAAACCAAATGAAAACATCTTCGATTGTGTATTCAGAATCTTTCATCTACGTACGAGTGGCCTCGTGCAAGCCGAGTTGTTCCAAATATTTCATTCACAGATGTTTGCACAAACGGTTTGGCCATCCGCAGCTTCTCTGCTCCTCTGTTGATCTCATTACGGACACAGGTCTCGGAGCGCACAGGTGTGGACTGTCCAGCTGCGTCATGTGGCCCAAATCGTCTGTATCCAGAACATACAAAAACTGCCACAAGCTCCCAAAGCGCTCttgtttaatcttttatttttcaatctATCAGATGGGGATAAACTGGGATGTTCCAAGCAAAACAGGCTGCGTTTTCACTCGAGCTGCAGTGTTACACTGATCACAAGCTTGTCCTTTGGCAACTTCACAGCACACATGAGAAGTATATTAGTAGGTTTTCTTCAGTGATTTCTCTACATCcacatgaagttttttttttgctctcttaaACACACGTTAAATCTGCCAGATTTGTTTATTTCTGAGTGAGAAGTTTTTAATATCATAGCCTTATTGTTAGCGGACTAGAATCAGAACAGTGGCAGTACCAAGGTTTATTACTCTGTATCAAATTAATAATACAGAGTACATTTATTCAGTTGTATTTAACGATTACCTTGTTAGGTATTACACTTCAGTAAATGAAAACTTAATACATTAGTAATCATGAAAAAGATTTTTAGAAGAGAACTTaaggaaataatatactttaaaagaatatacttaaatgtgaactgaatgtaatgttttcagatgcCTATTACAATTTCAATAAAGATGTTTTATAGTTATAGGGATTTTTATTACTGCAGTCAGCTGAACTCTGATGCTTTTGATGCACTTAAGTAGATCTTTTTTTATctataaaatatagttaaaatgtaGTGACAAGTGACAAGAATTTATGTTAAAAAGtcaaatatacttaaatgtaatttctattaaaacggtcattgatagatagatagacagatagatagatagatagatagatagatagatagatagatagatagatagatattgtaaTGATGAATTTGCAATATAGTCCTTTTAACATTATTCTGTATCAAAGAACACACTACAGTagaaattataatcaagtacttaaCATGTTCTTTAGTTAGTAAACAATAAgtctgtatgtacacacacacacacacaaataatagtattaaaattattgtattttttatgcataatgtatattttactaaattatggtttattaaataaattatattattaattaattaattactaaattattaaattgagATCTTGAAACATCTCTCTTTCTGATGTAAATGTGTCAAATCATAAATACAAagatgtattttttgttatttaacatcACCAGACACAACATTAACTCCACATGCTTGTAAGTGTTTGTGCCAGTGGATGTGTCTTTGCTTGTCTTGCCTTTAAAACCCTAAATTCTTACAGGAATTATAGTTATTGATTCCATTCCCATATGATTCTGTAAGAAAAGCTGCTGGGGGAACCAAACAATTCAGCAGCTGAAATCAGGAAATGCCCAGACCGGTCTTCTAGAGACTAAGAACTAAACCAGACCACACTGACTCAAACGCTTGAGCAGACGTTATAAGACTGCACTGGGCAATACTACACTCTGCTTCTGGTCCAGTAACAGCAAAACATGCCAGAACATAAATAAAGAGTCGCTTTGAATTACCATCAATGGTTGCAGGTAAATGGACTTTGTTTCATAATTCTAAAAAGAGAcatatctattttaattttaaagtgttaattcaccccaaaatgaaaatggtgatcatttacttatcctcaagttgttccagaACTGTAGTGTCTTTCTGCTGTTGACAATAAAAGAAGATATTAAGAATAATGCAAGTAACCAAACAATTTTGGGTGCACATtgactaagtgtttttttttacacaatagtATGAAAGGCTGTTGGGACCTGCAACTTTTTTGGTTGAGCACATTTTTCATAATATACTCAACagcagaaacaaactcatacaggtttggaacaacttgaaggtgagtgaatgatgacagttttaatttttgggtgaactatctctttaaaatgCCAAAATTTGTTAGCTGTTTGATCTAGCTTCATGGGTCCAGGTATAAGGCACTTTGAgtatatgaatgaatttgtttTGAGCTGAGGAAAGAGATGGGTCAGCTGGGAATATAGTGGGCGCCCTCTCTTTAACTCTCATTGGCCTGCGGATGCTTATGTCAGAACACGGTGCAACAAAACGAAATAGCATAATAACATATACCTAACTATTTCTGCCATATAAAGACCATTGTCTATAGTGATTATAATTAACATAATTCAAGAACAACAGAAGTTAATAGGAggtcttcataaaaaaaatataggctactagttagtgtgtgcgtgtgtaaatgtGAAATTCAAATGTGAGTAATGATGATTCATAATCTCTGTCTGGAATACAAGTTCAATCCCATCATtgttgtcagtaagattttttatgtttttgaaaagtttctgatgctcaccaaagctgtttttatttgaaagagtaaaaacagtaatattgtgacataatataattatttacaatttatactgttttctatgtgaatatattttaagtgtaatttcatattatccttcagaaatcattctaatatgctgatctgctgctcaagaaacatgtattattgttattattattagcattattattattatcagtgccgATGAATATTATTATCAAGcatccaaatacttttttttttttattcaagttatGATCACAcaaatataattagtaatgaaacttttttattatgaaaGCAGAATGCACATCTATATTTTGGCTTTAGCAGCactaaatggaaatggaaaaagtcTACATGAGACTGCTTCCACTCACTGACTTAACAGTGACAGACAGACTACTGTTTCAGTCTCATGGAAACAAACCAAAACTAATAACCCtcaaatgaaatgtataaaaactgcCTCTTTGTTTTATTCTCAGGCATCAGACACAGTCTCCGGCCAGGATACACCCCACACAAATCACACTATTAAGCACACAGTCTCCTTATTAGGAAACAGACGATTGTTCTGAGCGCCCTGTTGGAGGGATAGCATTCTAAATGTGTGTTCTTTACAAGGGAAGTGGACTTGGGCAGATCAGATCTGTGTTTACAGAACAGTCAAAAGCAAATTGTCTAGTCAAGTGGGCACTCAGAAATGACAAGATGGCTACAATAGCATCCCAAGAGCCACCTTTCCTAAGAACTAGTTTCTCAGGCTTCAGAGAAAATAGAAATCCCCTAATCACGTTTTGATATTCAGACTCTGTCTGTTGGGTTGCTGAAGTTCTGCTCTATAGTCATTATATACTCAGATATTTTGTACTGTAATATCCACAAGCTCCTATgtcctaaataaaatataaggttttgtcatttaaaatcctCATGGCAACAATggaaataattaatgaaaatatttgcaaAGTATatgtcactttaatttttttttttttatttagtacttttTGAATTTCAACTGAAAGTTATCGATTTCACTTTGTTGCAAAGACCACACTTCTAATTtgaatttttatgaatatttgaatatttatattttattatattttatactttatttcaattactggaaatgtttttaatacatttagatttaacaacACTTATTAATGTTAAACTAATTTTAAGATAGATTACcattttaatgaatattacaATCACCACTTTAGGGGTTTAATTTCAACTGCACATGAATGTCAAtaacaaaccattaaaaaaaaacaattaagattTGCATCCCATTTTTGGCAGAGATGTGCACTACATATACTTCATCCATAATTACAATATCAGAGATGCTTTTATTATCAAAAAGAACAGTACACCTTTTCGGATTCATAATTTTACTACAAATATTTAAGACAGATATTTAAGTTGCAgtaaattaaaattgtttatGTTATATATGTTCTTTTAAACAATTCATTTTTTGCCGGGTTCCTTGTACAATACATAATTTGTGGACTAACTCATTTTGACGCTAAACATTTCCATATGTATGGATCtgctgatgtagtaaacttgctcggtagcgcACCTGATACAGCATTGCACATGCAATGTGGAGGAATTTGCTGTGAAACCTTagtcacaataaaaaaaactcaagggCTTGTAGAAGCTCAAATGGCATGGTTGCTTCAGTGCCTcgtgtttgcttttgttaacactaccAGTTAGGTTTAGTGTAGGTGGTACGTTACTTTTGAACACAACAGAGCATTAACTTTTTATCCCCACTCAGCAGACATTTTATTTCTGAACAGCTGATGTATGTACAACAACCATCGTAGTAAAACATTACCAGATTCAAGTTGttcagttttatctgaaacagattaTGCTTTGAGCGCCACTTACTGGACATTTCCCTTTGAAAGTGTAGTAAAACGTGCTAGAAGCAGCGTAATATCATATTGCCGAAATAAAACTAGGTTGCAGGCTTCAGTAGGAAATGGTCAGCACATATTGAATGTTTTTtacctttgttttaaaataaccaATAGGTTCTAGTTGCATCATAGCCATGAACTATGATATGTTCCTTGATAGTTGCCTGAAGGCTTTATTATGGGTTGGGACAGTCTCATTAGAAAGCATCTGATTGGACAGAAATCTAAGCAGTGCAGCATGagtcatcaatatatatatatattcagaaattaaatactataatttttgtgttacatttttttaaggttttgctAGCAGATAACGTAAAAGCAAATATAGATGGCCTTAAAGCTACCACAATTTTTATTTCACTGGAACAAAATACTTTATTGTACTTAAACGTCTTATGCTGAGACAGCTATGTCTGTTTACAGGTTACATGTGCTGGTGAAAGTCATTGTGCTCAACCAGCCCATCTCTGGCAATCAGTGGTGTAAATTTGGGGTGGGACTATCTTTTTGTTTGACCAATGGCACGTGGGAGGAGTGTTTGGGAAACTTTAATTGCTTTTGCAATTGGGTTTGGTGACCTTAGTGACCCAGAAATTACACACCTCACTTTTTAAATACTATGATTAGTCCATGTATAAATGAAGCATTTAGATGAATATGTTCTAGTGTATTGTTTGCTCAATGTTGTTCAGACTGATGAAGCTCTACCTCCATCCTAGGTAGTGCGAGGTGAGATCCAACTCAAATGACTGTTCAAAGGTTGGATGTTTCTCTTTATCTGCAGAGTCAGAAGAAGTTGAGGTGCTTCAAGCAGGAAAAATCAATCACTCTGCTGCTCTCGGCTTGTCTTCTTCTGATATGCAGAACTGTGTTAGATTTTCTCACATCTCTGGCATTATATTCAATGGCCTTGTTCACCACACACTAAACAACAGTATAAAACTCATGGAAACTGAACAGATGCCTCTTAAATTAAACGTAACCACCCTGATGTTTATCAGCTATATTATGAGTGGCTCAAATTCagcacattgtttatttttgcagTCGGGGATGGGAGTGTAACATAAGAGCTTGGTGCTGATCGTGTTTATGAATTGCAAATGCGTGAAGCATTCATGAGACATGCATGAATGAGATGTTTCATTCTGCAGTCTTTAACACGATGAATTTCAGAAGCTCTCAAGGgtcttttaaacattttgaagATGTGGAGACACTAAAAACTCTCAATGGACCTTAACGCACACAGGAAAATCTCCAGTGCCTTTAGGTGATTGCTTTCATTTGTCCACATCAATCAACTGATTAAAAGCAGCCTTCCCTGGAAGCGGGAACTATAAATTATTTGGGTTGAATATAAAAGAATATTaaggattattaaaataatgatgtattgtttcatttatttaaacttttgtaCTATAATTGAATtagtaataacatttatatttgtcCTTCTGATTTACTGTAGGTCTAATGCTGACTTTTATTGATCATTGACAGGCATTAGTGAAGGGAAATGCCCATATGATCAATAGAATTTATTAAAGTGAAGATTTTAGGTCAGATAGTCTGGTTTTGAAATGCAATGTAGGTATATTGAATCAGACACTCATTTATCCTCCTTTTATCGCTATTTTAGATAGAATTTAAACAGTCATACAAATAcatgttaatgttattttcacaatgttacattttaaacaagattGTTAGACTATATTGCAAGCATTGCTTCTCTGATCAACATGGTTCTTCGTTTCTGAATGATTAAGTGTTTTGAAGGAATCGAGTAGTTCAAAACAGATGATTCAAATCAGAGTGtggagcatgaatcatttaatTCAGATTGGTACTTAATTGCAtcttgaatcatttgattcaaatCAGAACTTCTGAGAGGGTTTGCGAAACAGTTGATTCAGATTGGAACTTCTGAGTTGGTTCGCGAAACAGTTGATTCAGATTGGAACTTCTGAGTTGGTTCGCGAAACAGTTGATTCAGTTCGGTACTTCGGAacatcgtgaatcatttgattcagattggaACTTCGGAGTATGGATCCTGA harbors:
- the LOC113110691 gene encoding neurturin-like, whose translation is MKLWKFAAIGLILCGAALPLLVLKTAPSSRAPPPPPHRRASSSSLSPSSSSFTTSNSSTVGAGGRQRRVRSADGGNSLVSEFMKMFQSFTEGELKQVIGTLVERKARRDAQKSKRTKRAKKRSKPCSLQEVEVTVRQLGLGYESEETILFHYCSGKCTTSRKNYDLALAKLKHSQLLTREQKDKARHSPCCRPTAYEEDISFLDNFNKYHTIQEFSAKACGCV